Proteins encoded within one genomic window of Fragaria vesca subsp. vesca linkage group LG1, FraVesHawaii_1.0, whole genome shotgun sequence:
- the LOC101305407 gene encoding DEAD-box ATP-dependent RNA helicase 24-like — protein MSKRKFGFEGFGINRQSTYNFEQSQQPPQRLYVPPSSRAHGHDNYEDTDLDNIDYDDVDAAANKGGDGGEEEEVDPLDAFMEGIHEEVRSAPPPKPKEKADKYQDDDEEDHLESFLRAKKDATLTLASDALHAGYDSDEEVYAAAKAVDAGLVEYDSDDNPVVVDRKRIEPISALDHSCIDYEPFTKDFYEEKESISAMSEQDVAEYRKSLAIRVSGFDVPRPVKTFDDCGFSPQLMNAIKKQEYEKPTPIQCQALPIVLSGRDIIAIAKTGSGKTAAFVLPMICHIMDQPELQKDEGPIGVICAPTRELAQQIHLEAKKFAKSHGIRVSAVYGGMSKLDQFKELKAGCEIVVATPGRLIDMIKMKALTMQRATYLVLDEADRMFDLGFEPQIRSIVGQIRPDRQTLLFSATMPRKVETLAREILSDPVRVTVGEVGMANEDITQVVHVLPSDAEKLSWLLERLPGMIDDGDVLVFASKKAGVDEIETQLSQKGFKAAAIHGDKDQATRVDIMNKFKSGTYHVLIATDVAARGLDIKSIKSVVNFDIAKDMDMHVHRIGRTGRAGDKDGTAYTLITHKEARFAGELVNSLVGAGQNVPVELMDLAMKDGRFRSKRDSRKGGGKKGKGRGGGRGGGSGGNSGRGVRGVDFGLGIGYNPESNSSPSPAVTSRSAAVTSLRTGMMSQFKNKFVSATSNSPSQGSGNSLSAHANKRPALRGFVAAGSIGGGIYAPQTTNTVSPPPASAVNISSQNSEENSSQKLTESSRDKPRERRRRSGWDC, from the exons ATGTCGAAGCGAAAGTTCGGATTCGAAGGGTTCGGCATAAACCGGCAATCGACCTACAACTTCGAGCAGTCCCAGCAACCCCCTCAGCGCCTCTACGTCCCTCCCTCCTCCCGCGCCCACGGCCACGACAACTACGAAGACACCGACCTTGACAACATCGATTACGACGACGTCGACGCCGCCGCGAATAAAGGCGGAGACGGCGGTGAGGAAGAAGAAGTCGATCCGCTCGATGCGTTCATGGAGGGGATTCACGAGGAGGTGAGGTCAGCTCCGCCGCCGAAGCCGAAAGAGAAGGCGGACAAGTACCAGGACGACGACGAGGAGGATCATCTGGAGAGCTTCTTGAGGGCGAAGAAGGACGCCACGCTGACGCTGGCCTCCGACGCGCTCCACGCCGGATATGATTCCGACGAGGAGGTCTACGCCGCTGCCAAGGCTGTCGATGCCGGATTGGTGGAGTATGATTCGGATGACAATCCTGTTGTTGTCGATAGGAAGAGGATCGAGCCGATTTCGGCTCTGGATCATAGCTGCATTGACTACGAGCCTTTCACTAAGGATTTCTATGAGGAGAAAGAGTCCATTTCAG CGATGAGTGAGCAGGATGTTGCCGAGTACCGAAAGAGCTTGGCCATCCGAGTGTCTGGCTTTGATGTACCAAGGCCAGTGAAGACGTTTGACGACTGTGGGTTTTCTCCGCAACTCATGAATGCAATCAAAAAACAAGAGTATGAAAAGCCTACACCAATACAGTGCCAAGCTTTACCCATAGTTCTTTCAGGGAGGGATATCATTGCTATAGCGAAAACTGGTTCTGGAAAGACTGCTGCTTTTGTGCTTCCCATGATTTGCCATATTATGGATCAGCCGGAACTTCAGAAAGATGAAGGTCCTATAGGAGTAATATGTGCACCTACTAGAGAACTGGCGCAGCAAATACACCTAGAGGCCAAGAAATTTGCTAAATCACATGGCATCCGTGTCTCTGCTGTTTATGGTGGGATGTCGAAACTTGATCAGTTCAAAGAACTAAAGGCAGGATGTGAGATAGTTGTAGCTACTCCTGGGAGATTGATAGACATGATTAAAATGAAGGCACTGACGATGCAAAGGGCAACTTACCTAGTGCTTGATGAGGCTGATCGGATGTTTGACCTTGGTTTTGAGCCTCAAATTAGGTCTATAGTTGGTCAGATTAGGCCAGACCGTCAAACGTTACTCTTTTCTGCTACAATGCCCCGAAAGGTTGAAACGTTGGCTAGGGAAATTCTCTCTGACCCTGTAAGAGTTACCGTGGGTGAGGTGGGAATGGCCAATGAGGACATTACTCAAGTTGTTCATGTACTTCCTTCTGATGCTGAGAAGTTGTCATGGCTTCTTGAAAGATTACCGGGTATGATTGATGATGGGGATGTATTAGTATTTGCTTCTAAAAAGGCTGGAGTGGATGAGATCGAAACACAGCTTTCTCAGAAAGGTTTTAAAGCTGCAGCCATTCATGGTGATAAGGACCAGGCTACTAGGGTGGATATTATGAACAAATTTAAATCTGGCACCTACCATGTTCTGATTGCAACTGATGTTGCTGCTCGTGGTCTTGATATCAAGTCAATTAAGTCAGTGGTAAACTTTGATATTGCAAAAGACATGGACATGCATGTTCATCGTATTGGTAGAACAGGTCGTGCAGGTGATAAAGATGGGACTGCATACACTCTTATCACACATAAAGAGGCACGGTTTGCTGGAGAATTGGTTAATAGCTTAGTTGGGGCTGGTCAGAATGTTCCAGTGGAGCTCATGGACCTTGCGATGAAG GATGGAAGATTCAGGTCTAAACGTGATTCAAGAAAAGGAG GTGGAAAGAAGGGCAAAGGGAGAGGCGGTGGTAGAGGCGGTGGCAGCGGTGGCAACAGTGGTCGAGGTGTGCGTGGGGTGGATTTTGGTTTGGGTATTGGATATAATCCGGAATCCAACAGTTCTCCATCACCTGCTGTTACCAGTCGATCTGCCGCAGTTACTTCTTTAAGAACAGGAATGATGTCTCAGTTTAAGAATAAGTTTGTTTCTGCTACATCAAACTCTCCAAGTCAGGGTTCTGGTAACAGTTTGAGTGCGCATGCCAACAAGAGGCCTGCATTACGAGGATTTGTAGCTGCTGGTTCCATTGGGGGAGGCATATATGCGCCTCAGACAACCAATACAGTTTCTCCGCCTCCTGCATCAGCGGTAAACATTTCTTCTCAGAACTCGGAAGAAAATTCGAGCCAGAAGTTGACGGAAAG TTCTAGAGACAAACCTAGAGAAAGGCGGAGGCGCTCTGGTTGGGACTGTTGA